One region of Candidatus Methylomirabilota bacterium genomic DNA includes:
- a CDS encoding enoyl-CoA hydratase-related protein, with translation MGYEAIKLEVAAGIATITLNRPDAFNAMNLTLGRELFSAVLEVDEDPAVRCVVLTGAGKAFCGGGDVRDFAESLPRIGILIKELTTYVHGAVSRLVRTPKPVITAVNGVAAGGGFSLAIAGDLVLAAESARFTMAYSRIAATPDGSCSYWLPRLVGIRRATELFYTNRVLTAKEAMEWGLVTRAVPDAELPDAVRRLAGELAQGPTLALGRGKGLFHASTTESLETQMELESQSIARSGHTEDFAEGVRAFAEKRPPVFKGR, from the coding sequence ATGGGTTACGAGGCCATCAAGCTCGAGGTGGCGGCCGGGATCGCGACGATCACGCTCAACCGTCCCGACGCCTTCAACGCCATGAACCTGACGCTCGGCCGAGAGCTCTTCTCGGCCGTGCTCGAGGTGGACGAGGACCCGGCGGTGCGCTGCGTCGTCCTGACCGGCGCCGGCAAGGCCTTCTGTGGCGGGGGCGACGTGCGGGACTTCGCCGAGAGCCTGCCCCGGATCGGGATCCTCATCAAGGAGCTGACGACCTACGTCCACGGCGCGGTGTCGCGCCTGGTGCGGACGCCCAAGCCCGTGATCACGGCCGTCAACGGGGTGGCGGCCGGCGGCGGCTTCTCGCTGGCCATCGCGGGCGACCTGGTGCTGGCCGCCGAGTCCGCCCGCTTCACCATGGCCTATTCCCGCATCGCCGCCACGCCCGACGGCTCGTGCTCGTACTGGCTCCCGCGCCTGGTCGGGATCCGGCGGGCCACCGAGCTCTTCTACACGAACCGCGTCCTGACCGCGAAGGAGGCGATGGAGTGGGGGCTCGTCACGCGCGCGGTGCCGGATGCCGAGCTGCCCGACGCCGTGCGGCGTCTGGCCGGCGAGCTCGCGCAGGGTCCGACGCTGGCTCTCGGGCGCGGCAAGGGCCTCTTCCATGCCTCGACGACGGAGAGCCTCGAGACCCAGATGGAGCTGGAGAGCCAGTCGATCGCCCGGAGCGGCCACACCGAGGATTTCGCCGAGGGGGTGCGGGCCTTCGCCGAGAAGCGTCCCCCGGTCTTCAAGGGACGGTGA